One segment of Bacteroides caecimuris DNA contains the following:
- a CDS encoding prokaryotic E2 ligase family D protein, whose product MLETNELTQKLRTLLHPRAALIAYSGEKDNSYASDNNYFVEIRDIDDNGMMGEGRPVTVDFMNELVRGYSESHSTTPYGRIPPNMLWCDPRKGSERYIWYNSPQKRMMFFKESLQVENAKYNLPGVIYVAGGSSLSIYAYKDKKLTEKTELYAAPFFNVTGANVCLGSAKIDKPRDLTYKNLLEYWEKKFWLTEFSHLGGGGNPTRSNLILVTKAAKDKPFNLDELKPLNNLKLKDILK is encoded by the coding sequence ATGTTGGAAACGAATGAACTTACCCAAAAATTGAGGACGCTGCTCCATCCGAGGGCGGCGTTGATTGCCTATTCAGGCGAGAAAGACAACTCTTATGCCTCTGACAACAACTATTTTGTTGAGATAAGGGATATAGACGATAACGGAATGATGGGAGAAGGCCGGCCCGTCACGGTGGATTTCATGAACGAACTGGTGCGCGGTTATTCCGAAAGCCACAGCACCACGCCATACGGAAGGATTCCGCCCAATATGCTGTGGTGCGACCCGCGCAAGGGCAGTGAGAGGTATATCTGGTACAACTCCCCACAGAAACGGATGATGTTTTTCAAGGAATCCCTTCAAGTAGAGAATGCAAAATACAACCTGCCGGGAGTCATTTACGTGGCAGGTGGCAGTTCGTTGAGTATATATGCTTACAAGGACAAGAAACTGACGGAAAAGACGGAGCTTTATGCCGCACCGTTCTTCAACGTGACAGGGGCAAATGTCTGTCTGGGTTCCGCTAAAATAGACAAGCCGAGAGATTTGACCTACAAAAACCTGTTGGAGTATTGGGAGAAGAAGTTCTGGCTGACGGAGTTTTCACACCTGGGCGGAGGGGGCAACCCGACCAGATCAAACCTGATATTGGTGACAAAGGCCGCAAAGGACAAGCCTTTCAACCTCGACGAACTGAAACCTTTGAATAACTTGAAATTGAAAGATATATTGAAATGA
- a CDS encoding PRTRC system protein C has product MALEVTGMARSFTFKKGSGMVTLDDPNPSDSPEMVMSYYSNFYPELTTATVHGPVIKDDKAVYEFKTTIGTKG; this is encoded by the coding sequence ATGGCACTCGAAGTAACAGGAATGGCACGCTCATTCACATTCAAGAAAGGCAGCGGAATGGTAACGCTCGATGATCCCAACCCGTCGGACAGCCCCGAAATGGTCATGAGCTATTACTCCAACTTCTACCCGGAGCTGACAACGGCAACGGTACATGGACCGGTCATCAAGGACGACAAAGCCGTGTACGAGTTCAAGACCACCATCGGGACCAAAGGATAG
- a CDS encoding PRTRC system protein E: MFFTAIHQMMTEGVDLTLVIRKANGQLTVSLLPKSNGLKDEAQNHLVPLTVSGHPQELDAGFLQAVARPIQKTTGLISNMAQFEAQAEKAASESKAAKETKAKETKEEKEKREKYEKHFKKAEELIAAKNHKEAVTALGQARLYAKPQDQKKIDEMVAEQTKAMNKGSLFELMEEPAPQPQQPQAQPAAAPVQQPRQAPQYPQQPQAQRPMAAQAPGGQQRPAANPQQQQTMWPPQQPPQGPAQYYAQPQPQPYMGQQPVPQQAPQPAHGGYHGTHWQEPVQHPEELSPHYHAGEDEPNYRPEDYEEYPDFPQSMLENHVSQYQAV; encoded by the coding sequence ATGTTTTTTACAGCAATCCACCAGATGATGACCGAAGGCGTGGATCTCACGCTTGTCATCCGCAAAGCGAACGGACAACTGACAGTATCCTTACTGCCGAAGTCGAACGGGCTGAAGGACGAAGCCCAGAACCACCTCGTACCACTGACCGTCAGCGGGCATCCGCAGGAACTGGACGCAGGCTTCCTACAAGCCGTAGCACGTCCTATACAGAAGACTACCGGACTGATTTCCAACATGGCGCAGTTCGAGGCGCAGGCTGAGAAGGCAGCGTCCGAGAGCAAGGCGGCAAAGGAGACCAAAGCGAAGGAGACGAAGGAGGAAAAGGAGAAGCGGGAGAAGTACGAGAAACATTTCAAGAAAGCGGAGGAACTGATCGCTGCCAAGAACCACAAGGAGGCGGTTACCGCACTCGGACAGGCACGTCTTTACGCCAAACCGCAGGACCAGAAGAAGATTGACGAGATGGTGGCGGAACAGACAAAGGCGATGAACAAGGGCAGTCTGTTTGAACTGATGGAAGAACCGGCTCCGCAGCCACAACAGCCGCAGGCACAACCGGCAGCCGCACCAGTCCAACAACCGCGGCAGGCTCCACAGTATCCTCAGCAACCGCAGGCACAGAGACCGATGGCGGCTCAGGCTCCTGGCGGACAGCAGAGACCGGCAGCCAATCCTCAGCAACAGCAGACAATGTGGCCACCGCAACAACCGCCGCAGGGACCGGCACAATATTACGCCCAGCCACAACCGCAACCCTATATGGGACAGCAGCCAGTACCGCAACAGGCTCCACAACCCGCACACGGGGGATACCATGGGACACATTGGCAGGAGCCGGTACAGCACCCTGAAGAACTCTCCCCACATTATCACGCCGGAGAGGATGAACCCAATTACCGTCCGGAGGATTACGAGGAATATCCCGATTTTCCGCAGTCCATGTTAGAAAATCATGTCTCACAATATCAAGCAGTATAA
- a CDS encoding type IA DNA topoisomerase has translation MKAIIAEKPSVGMDIARVVGATDKKDGYCTGNGYMVTWALGHLVSLAMPGAYGYTKTSAENLPMLPDPFRLVSRQVRTDKGMVTDIAAAKQLKIIDSVFDRCDSIIVATDCAREGELIFRWIYSYLGYTKPFKRLWISSLTDEAIREGLANLRDGSDYDSLYAAADCRAKADWLVGMNASRALAVASGSANNSIGRVQTPTLAMVCARFKENRNFVSTPYWQLHLTLKRQDAHRMFIHTEEFKEKDAAEAAYRKITSGSVATVTGSEHKRTFQQAPLLYDLTTLQKDCNVHYDLTAEKTLSIAQSLYEKKLISYPRTGSRHIPEDVMRHIPSLLGKVVSMPEFREYGQSFDMSDLNTRSVDDTKVTDHHALIITGISPEGLSEAESTVYTLIAGRMLEAFSPPCEKELLVMECACEGMAFRSRSSSIVRPGWRGVFARKEDREKDEPERDGGTAEFAEGETVPVMGHGMAQKKTLPKPLYTEATLLAAMETCGKNITDEQAKEAIKELGIGTPATRAAIITTLIKRDYIARSGKSIIPTEKGMYIYEAVKDMRVADVELTGSWEKTLAQVERHTLDTETFMQSILDYTRRATEEILRLDFPAMQERAFTCPKCKTGKIILRSKVARCDHDGCGLLVFRRILNKELTDTHMEQLFSSGTTRLIKGFKGKKGVPFDAAVTFDAEYNTVFSFPKTGNGKKK, from the coding sequence ATGAAAGCAATCATTGCAGAAAAACCGAGTGTCGGCATGGATATAGCCCGTGTGGTCGGGGCTACCGACAAGAAAGACGGCTACTGTACAGGTAACGGGTATATGGTCACGTGGGCGTTGGGACACCTGGTGTCGCTCGCCATGCCCGGTGCGTATGGCTACACGAAAACCTCCGCCGAAAACCTCCCGATGCTGCCGGACCCGTTCCGTCTGGTGTCCCGCCAGGTCAGGACGGACAAAGGGATGGTGACGGACATCGCCGCCGCCAAACAACTGAAAATCATCGACAGCGTGTTCGACCGGTGCGACAGCATCATCGTGGCTACCGACTGTGCCCGTGAAGGGGAACTTATCTTCCGCTGGATATATTCCTACTTAGGCTATACCAAACCGTTCAAACGCCTGTGGATCTCCTCTCTCACCGACGAGGCCATCCGCGAGGGTTTGGCGAACCTCCGGGACGGCAGCGACTACGACAGCCTGTATGCCGCCGCCGACTGCCGGGCAAAGGCGGACTGGCTGGTGGGCATGAACGCGAGCCGTGCCCTGGCGGTAGCCTCCGGCTCGGCGAACAACTCCATAGGACGTGTACAGACCCCGACGCTCGCCATGGTCTGTGCCCGCTTCAAGGAGAACCGGAATTTCGTCTCCACCCCTTACTGGCAGCTGCACCTCACGCTGAAACGGCAGGACGCGCACCGCATGTTCATCCACACGGAAGAGTTCAAGGAAAAGGATGCGGCAGAGGCGGCATACCGGAAAATCACTTCCGGTTCTGTGGCGACAGTCACTGGGTCGGAACACAAGAGGACTTTCCAACAGGCCCCGCTTCTGTACGACCTGACCACGCTCCAGAAAGATTGCAACGTCCATTATGACCTGACAGCGGAGAAGACCCTCTCCATCGCCCAATCCTTGTATGAAAAGAAGCTTATTTCTTATCCGAGGACGGGAAGCCGCCATATCCCGGAGGATGTCATGCGGCACATTCCTTCCTTGCTGGGAAAAGTGGTTTCCATGCCGGAATTCAGGGAATACGGACAGTCTTTCGACATGTCCGATCTGAATACCCGCAGCGTGGATGACACGAAAGTGACCGACCACCATGCCCTGATTATCACGGGCATTTCACCCGAAGGGTTGTCCGAGGCGGAATCTACCGTTTACACCCTGATAGCCGGAAGGATGCTGGAAGCATTCTCGCCACCCTGCGAGAAGGAACTTTTGGTCATGGAATGTGCCTGCGAGGGAATGGCGTTCCGTTCCCGCTCTTCCTCCATTGTCAGACCGGGCTGGCGCGGCGTGTTCGCCAGAAAGGAGGACAGGGAGAAGGACGAGCCGGAACGTGACGGGGGGACGGCGGAGTTTGCCGAAGGCGAGACTGTTCCGGTCATGGGACACGGGATGGCGCAGAAGAAGACCCTACCCAAGCCGCTGTACACGGAGGCCACCCTGCTGGCGGCGATGGAGACCTGCGGGAAAAACATCACGGACGAACAGGCAAAGGAGGCTATCAAGGAATTGGGCATAGGCACACCCGCCACCCGTGCCGCCATCATTACCACCCTTATCAAACGTGACTATATCGCCCGCTCCGGCAAAAGCATCATCCCGACCGAAAAAGGGATGTATATCTATGAGGCGGTGAAGGACATGCGTGTGGCGGACGTGGAACTGACGGGAAGCTGGGAGAAGACCCTGGCGCAGGTGGAGAGGCATACCCTCGATACGGAAACCTTCATGCAGTCCATCCTGGATTACACCCGCAGGGCAACCGAAGAGATCCTGCGTCTGGATTTTCCGGCGATGCAGGAAAGGGCATTCACCTGCCCCAAGTGCAAGACGGGAAAAATCATCCTCCGTTCCAAAGTGGCCAGGTGCGACCATGACGGGTGCGGGCTGCTGGTGTTCCGCCGTATTCTGAACAAGGAACTGACCGACACCCACATGGAACAGCTTTTCTCCTCCGGCACCACCAGACTCATCAAGGGGTTCAAGGGAAAGAAAGGTGTACCGTTCGATGCCGCCGTCACCTTCGATGCGGAATACAACACGGTATTCTCGTTCCCGAAAACCGGGAACGGAAAGAAAAAATAA
- a CDS encoding DUF4099 domain-containing protein, giving the protein MNVNNKNNTPFKAEDVNWEELAGIGILKDELEMSGELDTLLKGEKTGVMSLSLVLLGVDVVMDATLQLVRKDDGALIEILGVKPVA; this is encoded by the coding sequence ATGAACGTAAACAATAAAAACAACACGCCATTCAAGGCGGAAGACGTGAACTGGGAAGAACTCGCGGGAATCGGGATCCTGAAGGACGAGCTGGAAATGTCGGGGGAACTTGATACGTTGCTCAAGGGAGAAAAGACAGGAGTGATGTCACTCAGCCTCGTGCTGCTGGGCGTGGACGTGGTGATGGACGCCACCCTGCAACTGGTGCGCAAGGACGACGGGGCACTGATTGAAATCCTCGGTGTCAAGCCGGTGGCCTGA
- a CDS encoding DUF3945 domain-containing protein, translated as MAKKNVRDEPLKPQVSENEQMSDIVFILDKMELILQAVSKIGKDGKYSTVPADKEHSNSFLKIDRYANMFENFVKNFWSQLKDPTRFGILSVKADTLDSPEVKQAIEDLAAGKQTKAVEDFLKKYEIVPRDKENQSINNQNQEEMAKKNETQQQATQGDGTQQPKYRYNESMINWEELKNFGLSREYLMERGLLDQMLRGYKTNQVVPISMNFGSAVLRTDARLSFQQSVGGPIVLGIHGIRQKPELERPYFGHIFSEEDKKNLLETGNMGRVVELKGRNGEYIPSFISIDKLTNEVVAMRAENAYIPQEIKGVKLTDQEINDLREGKKVFIEGMISNNGKEFDAHIQVNAERRGIEYIFENDKLFNRQSLGGVELTKQQIEDLNAGKAIFVEGMERKDGELFSSYVKLDEATGRPSYTRYNPDSPEGAREIYIPNEIGGVKITAEEQQQLREGKVIFLNDMVNRKGEEFSSFIKADLETGRLSYSRTPDGFEQRAEFKIPEKVWDVKLTRNQRADLQSGKAVLVEGIKGYDGKTISQYVKANFNQGRLDFYNENPDRKRDASQRNVVANAQKQGQEQAGRKSKGASIA; from the coding sequence ATGGCAAAGAAAAATGTGAGGGACGAACCCCTGAAGCCGCAAGTGAGCGAGAACGAACAGATGAGTGACATCGTGTTCATACTCGACAAGATGGAACTGATTTTACAGGCGGTGTCAAAAATCGGAAAGGACGGGAAATACAGCACCGTTCCGGCAGACAAGGAACACAGCAACTCCTTCCTGAAAATCGACCGGTACGCCAACATGTTCGAGAATTTCGTGAAAAACTTCTGGAGCCAGCTCAAAGACCCGACCCGTTTCGGCATCCTCTCCGTCAAGGCGGATACGCTGGACAGCCCGGAAGTGAAGCAGGCCATCGAAGACCTCGCCGCCGGAAAGCAGACAAAAGCCGTGGAAGACTTCCTCAAAAAATACGAAATCGTTCCACGCGACAAGGAAAACCAAAGTATCAACAATCAAAATCAAGAAGAAATGGCAAAGAAAAATGAGACACAGCAGCAGGCCACCCAAGGTGACGGCACGCAGCAACCCAAGTACCGCTACAACGAGTCCATGATCAACTGGGAGGAACTGAAGAATTTCGGACTTTCCCGTGAATACCTCATGGAGCGCGGTCTCCTTGACCAGATGCTCAGGGGCTACAAGACCAACCAGGTGGTACCCATCAGCATGAATTTCGGCTCCGCCGTATTACGTACCGATGCACGACTGTCATTCCAGCAGTCCGTGGGAGGCCCTATCGTATTAGGTATCCACGGCATCCGCCAGAAACCCGAACTCGAACGCCCGTACTTCGGTCACATCTTCTCCGAAGAGGACAAGAAGAACCTGTTGGAGACAGGCAACATGGGGCGTGTGGTGGAACTGAAAGGGCGCAACGGCGAATACATCCCTTCTTTCATCAGCATCGACAAGCTCACCAACGAGGTGGTCGCCATGCGCGCGGAAAACGCCTACATCCCGCAAGAAATCAAAGGTGTGAAACTGACCGACCAGGAAATCAACGACCTGCGGGAAGGCAAGAAAGTGTTCATCGAAGGCATGATTTCCAATAACGGCAAGGAGTTCGACGCCCACATCCAGGTCAACGCCGAACGCAGGGGCATCGAATACATCTTCGAGAACGACAAACTCTTCAACCGACAGTCGCTGGGCGGAGTGGAACTTACCAAGCAGCAGATTGAAGACCTCAACGCGGGCAAGGCCATCTTCGTGGAGGGTATGGAGCGCAAGGACGGTGAGTTGTTCTCCTCGTATGTCAAGCTGGACGAGGCCACGGGCAGACCTTCCTACACACGCTACAATCCCGATTCCCCGGAGGGAGCGCGTGAAATTTACATCCCGAATGAAATAGGCGGCGTGAAAATCACCGCCGAGGAACAGCAACAACTGCGCGAGGGCAAAGTCATCTTCCTCAACGACATGGTGAACCGCAAGGGCGAGGAGTTCTCCTCCTTCATCAAGGCGGATTTGGAAACGGGACGCCTGAGCTACTCACGCACGCCGGACGGCTTCGAGCAGCGTGCCGAGTTCAAGATACCGGAAAAGGTATGGGACGTAAAACTGACGAGAAACCAGCGTGCCGACCTCCAGAGCGGCAAGGCGGTACTGGTCGAGGGCATCAAAGGCTACGATGGAAAGACCATCTCGCAGTATGTCAAGGCGAACTTCAACCAGGGCAGGCTGGACTTCTATAACGAGAACCCGGACCGCAAGCGTGACGCATCGCAGCGCAACGTGGTGGCGAACGCCCAGAAGCAGGGACAGGAACAGGCTGGCCGCAAGTCCAAGGGGGCAAGCATTGCCTGA
- a CDS encoding AAA family ATPase codes for MILNLEFKNYRSFKGTCSFTTEPTSSKAKVENLCEVETKAEGNKKALKISLIFGANASGKTNIIKFLYGFRRWVLNLDNRVGEDIALYQPFKFDSATADAPIEFSMEFIAQRVRYKYEVCFSRLQIESESLISYPNGKQTLLYERALLPKDKESDTIKFGSSLSTSKPFNVFKNQLLISKFLKDTPCEPITNAAKYLADMVISNGFHEDTVLGEDKEILRWLYSRPDNKKMLAEFLAFADTGLADFQLEKRSGDVEVTSQHGLYKDGENIGKTDLPLKEESFGTRALFIIGCHILQALQSGSPFFVDEMDSGLHSYITQLIVDIFRNGRINKKDAQLVFTTHDVNLLDQNTIRKDQVWFTEKDKFGVSEMFTLSDFDDVREDTLFAKWYLNNKFGGVPSLQSLEKLFVEDGKK; via the coding sequence ATGATATTAAACTTAGAATTTAAGAATTATCGTTCGTTCAAGGGCACATGCTCGTTTACAACCGAACCGACCTCTTCAAAAGCAAAGGTCGAAAATCTGTGTGAGGTTGAAACTAAAGCGGAGGGTAACAAAAAGGCATTGAAAATTTCCTTGATTTTTGGTGCCAACGCTTCAGGAAAGACCAACATTATAAAATTCCTGTACGGTTTCAGGCGTTGGGTATTGAATCTGGATAACCGTGTCGGTGAAGATATCGCTTTGTACCAGCCTTTCAAGTTCGACAGTGCAACGGCAGACGCACCGATAGAATTCTCTATGGAGTTTATTGCACAAAGAGTAAGGTATAAGTATGAAGTCTGTTTTTCCAGACTGCAAATCGAATCTGAGTCATTGATATCCTATCCTAACGGCAAGCAGACGTTACTTTATGAACGCGCATTGCTTCCGAAGGATAAGGAATCGGACACCATCAAGTTCGGTTCAAGTCTTTCCACGTCCAAACCGTTCAACGTATTCAAGAACCAGCTGTTGATTTCAAAGTTCTTGAAGGATACGCCCTGCGAGCCTATAACCAATGCCGCAAAGTATTTGGCGGATATGGTTATTTCCAACGGTTTCCATGAAGATACCGTACTTGGGGAAGACAAGGAAATACTCAGGTGGCTCTATTCCCGTCCTGACAACAAGAAGATGCTTGCTGAATTTCTGGCTTTCGCGGATACCGGACTGGCAGATTTTCAATTGGAAAAGCGAAGCGGCGATGTGGAAGTAACAAGCCAGCATGGGTTATACAAGGATGGCGAAAACATCGGAAAGACTGATTTGCCATTGAAGGAGGAATCCTTTGGAACAAGGGCGTTGTTCATCATCGGTTGCCATATATTGCAGGCGTTGCAGAGTGGCAGTCCGTTCTTTGTGGACGAGATGGACTCCGGTCTTCACTCTTACATTACACAGTTGATTGTTGATATATTCAGGAATGGACGGATAAACAAGAAGGATGCGCAGTTGGTTTTCACTACGCATGATGTAAACCTTCTTGACCAAAATACCATCCGTAAGGACCAGGTCTGGTTTACGGAGAAAGACAAGTTCGGCGTATCGGAAATGTTCACACTTTCGGACTTTGATGATGTGAGGGAAGATACCCTGTTTGCCAAATGGTATTTGAACAACAAATTTGGAGGAGTGCCTTCATTGCAATCATTGGAAAAACTCTTTGTGGAGGATGGCAAGAAATAA
- a CDS encoding RloB family protein: MARNNENTRHSNYVIRIVCEGDKTEPLFFTSLCDLYCKDNDGMDVRTIPQPHIPQDEETDNSPRGSYKGKKRKIKTDGKDAAEDVVITGAPPLKWVLYARQILSEGVDESWAVYDKDKHPKHEEALAEADKVIDGKKVNIAFSSRSFEYYLLLHFEYIYYCFNETECGEKIRGKKHIFECGTGKEPEKDCGGKNCINGYARKQGYWQETKSSESTFPLVKDNLLKGMVNACRLRAESDANTEEPVYNRNPYTNVDILIGRLIGKETVSYDSTFEYKEHGCDWSVRFGKDGLIVTNSKDGVELFRKGMFVIYDWEEKLGRELNDNALLIQSGEMKLLPCQLEPTQVISIKVTPEKEILLLPKFAI; the protein is encoded by the coding sequence ATGGCAAGAAATAACGAAAATACACGTCACAGCAACTATGTAATCAGGATAGTGTGCGAAGGGGACAAGACCGAGCCGCTATTCTTTACGAGCCTGTGCGACCTGTATTGTAAAGACAATGACGGCATGGATGTCCGCACCATTCCACAGCCTCACATTCCACAGGATGAAGAAACGGATAATTCCCCCAGAGGCAGTTACAAAGGGAAAAAACGCAAAATCAAGACAGACGGGAAAGACGCCGCTGAAGATGTGGTAATAACCGGAGCCCCACCGTTAAAGTGGGTCTTGTACGCACGGCAAATCTTGTCGGAAGGGGTTGACGAATCTTGGGCTGTCTATGACAAAGACAAGCATCCGAAGCATGAAGAAGCCTTGGCTGAAGCCGATAAGGTAATTGACGGGAAGAAAGTCAATATCGCATTTTCCAGCCGCAGCTTTGAATATTATCTGCTTCTCCATTTTGAGTACATTTACTATTGTTTCAATGAGACGGAATGCGGGGAAAAGATCCGGGGCAAGAAACACATATTTGAATGCGGCACTGGAAAAGAGCCCGAAAAAGACTGTGGCGGCAAGAACTGCATAAACGGTTACGCAAGAAAACAAGGATATTGGCAGGAAACCAAATCTTCAGAATCAACATTCCCTCTTGTCAAGGATAATCTGTTGAAAGGGATGGTCAATGCTTGCAGGTTAAGGGCTGAAAGTGACGCGAACACGGAAGAACCTGTTTACAACAGAAATCCATATACAAATGTGGATATCCTTATCGGCAGGCTGATTGGCAAGGAAACCGTCAGTTATGACAGCACATTTGAATATAAAGAACATGGCTGTGACTGGTCTGTCAGGTTCGGCAAAGATGGTTTGATTGTGACAAATAGCAAAGACGGGGTTGAACTTTTTAGAAAGGGAATGTTCGTCATATATGATTGGGAAGAAAAACTTGGACGTGAATTAAATGACAATGCGCTTTTGATTCAATCTGGTGAAATGAAACTGCTACCTTGCCAACTGGAACCTACCCAAGTCATTTCCATCAAAGTCACACCCGAGAAAGAGATATTGCTGTTACCTAAATTTGCTATATAG
- a CDS encoding DUF4120 family protein: protein MRIECQGHYEKTVKYAESIGDETLNKCIERLKQWEANSNGRCEIELYYDSSPYSFGFAEVAKDGTKGIVGGLLYHGKPDRSFAVMIGGPFHGWSIHT from the coding sequence ATGAGAATCGAATGTCAGGGACATTATGAAAAGACCGTCAAGTATGCTGAGAGCATCGGTGACGAAACGCTGAATAAATGTATCGAGCGGCTCAAGCAATGGGAAGCCAATTCCAATGGCAGGTGCGAAATAGAATTGTACTATGATTCCTCGCCATATTCATTCGGTTTCGCAGAAGTGGCGAAAGATGGGACAAAAGGAATTGTCGGAGGGCTGCTCTATCATGGCAAGCCGGACCGATCCTTTGCCGTAATGATTGGAGGACCGTTTCACGGGTGGAGCATACATACCTAA
- a CDS encoding DUF6926 domain-containing protein — MHKKNRQTLVWDNIPEWAIFALEYGIEEELFLPNEDLEMISRFIGENFPNGYTMSVDWESCTEFNPRPAFGKPCKTHKVTFVTN; from the coding sequence ATGCACAAGAAAAACAGACAGACGCTCGTTTGGGATAACATTCCTGAATGGGCGATTTTCGCATTGGAGTACGGCATCGAGGAAGAATTGTTCCTGCCGAACGAGGATTTGGAAATGATAAGCCGGTTCATCGGCGAGAATTTCCCGAACGGCTACACGATGAGTGTGGATTGGGAATCATGCACGGAGTTCAACCCACGTCCGGCATTCGGGAAACCGTGCAAGACTCACAAGGTGACTTTTGTAACAAACTAA